Genomic window (Xenopus laevis strain J_2021 chromosome 3S, Xenopus_laevis_v10.1, whole genome shotgun sequence):
ttgaatataaaaaaatcagtttgctcttttgagaaatggatttcagtgaaggattttgctggagcagcactattaactgattcattttgaaaaaaatgttttttcccatgacagtatccctttaaaatatttttactacaATGCACATATGCAAGTCAGGCTAGAGGGCAATGGATCCCTGgcattagtctttttttttttttttttcctttaaaacaataaaaagtctaGGCTCAGAAAGTtactttataatttaaaatatactgtGGCCCTACCAAGAAAATATTCTGATATCTAtctctatttttcttttctgccttGCAGTCAGAAATTGGCTTTGGGAAGATGGAAACATATGTCAAACTGGAAAAACTTGGAGAGGTTTGTACTTGCTGATATAATTTTCTATTGTTACTGTTGGTAGCCTATGAAATCATAGTTTAGAAAATATAGTCGAATAGACATTTCCCCCTGAATTAAAGGAGCTCCTCAGTCTTGTGTCAGTCGCAAAGTGTTCTGGTGGCACTTGTCCTGTTTCCTGTTGGGATTGGGGTTGGATAATTAGAATGTAAATACACAAACTTCAACATACTGAGGAATGATGTTTGTTCTTTCTTACATGTTGAGGGAGGTTaaactgtaatttgggttttcaaGCACATGTAAATGAAGTGTAATGTAACCATAGCCTTGGGCATAACCACATAAAAGATTCCAATAAGTTTTCGTCTTTATCAAAACTTTATTTATGTAGGGTACTTACGCAACAGTATTTAAAGGAAGAAGTAAATTGACAGAAAACCTTGTTGCGCTAAAGGAAATTCGTTTGGAGCATGAAGAAGGAGCGCCTTGTACAGCTATTAGAGAAGGTACGTTTCCAAATGTATCTATGTCTATTACAATTAAAAGGCATGTCCATGAACTGTTTTTGCTCATTGAAAGAATAAGGAATTCTAAGCATGTATTGCAATGTAATAAACATCTAAACAACAACAGCTAAATATAGTTGCTATTAAAGCAGTATCTGTATGTTCCTTTCAACTCTGTTATACTGGTATTGCTGAATCAGTGTAGAAGAAGCCAGGTGATGAACAACCATGGAGGAGAACTGACACTGTTTCAAAAGGAGTGAATGATTAAAACAGAAAATGGCAATTTGTTGGGCACTAGTTCTAGCCCCTTACCTGCTACCTTGGGCTAGCACTCCTTTTCTTCAAAAAATGTACCTGCCCAGTGTACTGTTTGTTGAGCATTGTGCTGGCATTTTATTCTATCTTCAGTTATAAAGTGATTCTGATTGGTCCCTATAAAAATCCATAGAAACATGTCTGTATTCCTGAGGGAGGTTAGGGATcaattttttcagtttcaaatGCCCCCATGCCGCCCCCAATCCAGGGGTACCTAAAATTCAGTATTGAAAAGAGAGAAGCAGGCACTGCACTTTTTTCTTCAGTCGAGCTGGACTAGAAGCAGCACAGTCCTTCCATAGGCCAATTACAAATGAAAGAACTGGTGTAGCCCATTGTGACTGACAGAATAGAACAGGACGCAAAGCCATGTCTGAGGTAAGTAATTTTGGGCCATGGGGGCCTTGGGTGCAGGCATCTTTTTAAAGTTGTCTAAACGTCCCTAGTAATGCTGACACATTTTATAGGAACGTTTCAGGGCGGTGCAGAAATCTTTGTATAGAGCACATATGCAATAACAGAAAAAGATGCCAACATAGTGTTCAGTTAATAGTACCTCAagttggaatgttttttttggaagaaGAGTAGTGCCACCAGATCAAGACAGTAGGTAAGTGACTAGAATTACTGTGGGGTGCCTAACAACTTGGATGATTTTACCCTTCATTTTGCTTTATCTGCTTAATAGAAgttaaatgtatttcaaaatgACCAGCATAactgtaattttttggattttttcatgtgCAGTATCATTACTAAAGGACCTAAAGCATGCAAACATTGTCACTTTACATGATATTGTCCACACGGACAAATCACTGACGCTTGTCTTTGAATATCTGGTAagtaccaatatttttttttttttttacttttaaagttattttgatgTGCAAGAGATGTTCGTTTACAATCCCCAGTTTTAAGATTCATTCCACAATAAATCTTCCCATTTGAGTCTTATATCTTATTTTCTTACGGTAGTTTGGATGCCAGTGGTGAAGTAGGTTACTGCATTGCTTCTTTGGAATATATTATGCTAACCACAAAAACTCAGCTGGAGGAAAAAAGCTtcggagtattttttttttcttattcctttTAGTTTTTCTGTAAACGTTATTGACCAGAACTTAAGGCAACAGTATtttgctgtagaaaaaaaaatgtgattttctaaATCCAGCCACAGATGGATGGCACAGGTGTGCTACAGTCATTTGCCACTCTTTagtactgtacatttatttactCTTTACTCAATTTGATTGACCTTTTGCATGCTTGGTATGATGCCAAGAAAGACATTTTAACCAATTATGGGGGTTTATTACAAAATTTCTTTTATGGCACAGTGTCCCTTCTGTATTTATCTGAATGCTGAATTATGAGTTTCCATTTCCTTTAGGAAGGCTTCATAATTCATACCTCATTTTTTTCACAGGACAAAGATTTAAAGCAGTATATGGATGACTGTGGGAATATTATGAGCATACACAATGTGAAGGTACAAAGtgttaatttgctttttttttttttttttgtaatttaaaatttaCAGAATTATAATCCATGCATATTAACATTGCATAATGAAAGGTCTGGTTTAATATTAGCATTTTATTGCACACAAAACCTATCAAGCATGTACATAATCATTACCATGTGTCATTGTTGAAAGCATTGATAATTCTGGAGATCTTAAACCATgcataaataaaatcataaacagcgaaataccattaaaaaatgtttacctttaGAATTATTGCATTAGATCTTTAACAACCAGATTTTTTAATGCCTAAAGGTATTATACTATACTAaaggcgatgtcgccaaacgagcgttatctctcctcgatatgtccaccttgaggtgggcaatatcggctgatccgatcgtcggccctagggcccaacgatcagatcctaacggtgtctttacgggcggtcggatggcaggaccgcatcaacgaacagatgtggccacgatccaacgggatttttagtcccatccgatctagactttcggacagatcttgatcggggaatcccatcggggggccccatacacagaccaataagctgccgactctgtctgttggcagcttttatcggcccgtgtatggccaccttaagaaacatCCACCTGTGGATATTATCGGATTTCTTTCTGGGGGGTAGAAGGGGTGAGCCTCTTTAAGTGTTCTGAATTCATTTAGTTTAGTATTCAGACTTACTATAGGTTAGTGCTATTGCACTATAGGTTTGGAGGTTTGCCAGTAATTTGTAGGGCCCAAATGGCTAGAAATGTATGTATCTTATTTTGAGTACATGTAATAGACATATTTGTAATATCATTTTCTATGGACCTCCATAATAGATGGAGACCTGGCTGACTTCCATTTGGCTGCTAATGTTATACGTAcgtgtttattttgctttatacaTTACCCctatgcagtgagcaaagtgcagttGTGGAcataattgccatgtttttttcccagaattcatgCATCATTGTATGCACTATGCAGGCATTAAATTAGATGTAATCGCGCTGCGTTTGACTTGTGCGCTACGTCTGGTGCAACTGTGTCTAATTTGTCAAAATAGACATAACAGTGTGTGCTGCTCAACCTTTAGGTGAAATGCCTATTTAAAGGCTAAATCATGTGCATTGTCTTAAAGTTTGTAATAAATTTTCCTATACATTTTTGACAGATATTTTTGTACCAAATTCTGCGTGGCTTGGCGTACTGTCATAAAAGGAAAGTGCTTCACAGAGACCTGAAACCACAGAACCTACTAATCAATGAAAAAGGCGAATTGAAATTGGCTGATTTTGGTATGGGACATGTAgtactttttgtaatttttttctcagTCATTTGTGTAACCAGCATATTGTAACATCTGATTAGGTAGCCAAATACTTGTCAACCTGGCACATAGTAGGTACAGTGGCTTTTATTCCTTATTGCATGAAGGACCCAAATACTTCTGTTTGATAACTCAACCAAGTATTCCCAATACCTTGACCCTGCTGTGGAACTTCAAAAATACCTGGATGTAACATCAAGTCaagactaaataaatatatattttatatatatattttatttatatatatattttatttatttatttatatatatatatatatatatatatatatatatatatatattgtgtgtgtgtgtaaaaaagtAATGTGGATTTATAACAACTAGTTGTCTCTGTCTCAAATACACAGTGCATTTTGGCCATTAATCAGAAAAACACTACTATATTGTAAAATCCCAGTGATGAATGCAATGAAACCTGAGATTCTAGCGACATTCACTATTGAAATGCTTCTTACATTTCTATCCTCTCCAATTCAGAGTTCGCTCATGCAAGAAAATGAGCCTTTTTGGGCAAAACATAATTTTACTGTAGAGCAGCACTTAAGGGTGAATAGTTCGCAAACAATGCTGAAGAAATGGACTGTAATCATAGATGTTATCACAGATGATTGAATTTGACATAGATAATTTGAATTTGCTTATAAAAAGCTTGTTATATAACTGTAATGACAGGCATTCGAAATGATCTGCTTAAACATATCCCCTAGTGCCCTTTTCTTTCCAAGTACTAAGCCAAATCATTATGGTAAAGTAGAGCAAATTACTGCACATAAAAGCCAAGTGCAAAGTAATGTAAATGTTCTGCCATTGTCTGAGTGGCAGTGCATAACCCCTTAAAATCACAGTCCGGCTTTTTTACCATGCTTTCATTGCAACCCAAGTACACTGCTCCTATGGCTGCTTCAGGTTGTCATAGTTctaaaagtgattttaaaggtACCATGGCAACTATGTTGTTTAGTACAGTTCATTATAAAGTACAACTCTGATGGCATTGTGTGTATTAcacataatttgtatttttacactgggTATTTTCAGATAACTTGCCTGACCCCTGCTCCGCACAGTCATCATCTCTGTTCCTTTCTAAAACTCACTTTTTATGAAAGTCAAAATCAATATTGTTTACACTGTGgattttagggtaagggcacacgctaagattcagggggGAGTTAGTCGACAATTTAGactctagctggcgggaaggcttttcggggagattagttgcccgaagaagaggcgatttgttgccgggtcactaaatctccccgaatcttagcgtgcgCTCTTACCCGAACACCccctagatatatagatagatatgtttTACATATGTAACACATTACACATGTTAAGAGAAATAATGTGTTAGGAGAATATTATGGTAGACAGATATGCCATATGCTTCaaatatcacattttaaataTCACATATAGAATGTAATTGTTGCTGAAGCCTTAGCTGATTTTGCAGACATTTGccacatgtctttttttttttgtaggcttGGCCAGAGCAAAGAGTGTTCCAACAAAAACCTATTCCAATGAGGTTGTGACATTATGGTACAGGCCTCCCGATGTCCTACTTGGGTCTTCTGAATATTCCACTCAAATTGATATGTGGTAACTATATATGAATTCTTTTATTTCTTGGTACATTTGCATTTGTCATTCATTGACGCACCAGATATATTTCATAGCTCAAAAATTCTGGGATCTCCTTAATTCAAGTataatctatattaattgtaacatttgatttttttagtagactatatGTGTGCAGAAAACCGTCGTTCGTTTATGACTGACTTTTGGCTcctttatgttctttttttcctttcaaggGGCGTTGGCTGTATATTTTTTGAAATGGCTTCAGGAAGGCCTCTGTTTCCTGGTTCTACGGTGGAAGATGAACTTCACTTAATTTTCCGGCTTTTAGGTAAATAAAACGGTGGCTTTTTGTGAAGTGACATTGTGGTGTTTGATTGCTAGAACTTTTTGTGATGCTTTTTTATATCACAGCAGTGTAACTAAAGCCCATGTAAGTTGGTCTTGATTACTCTTTCCCAACCATAACCACGGTTATCATCTGTTTGTCAATAAAGCTTTGCCCACTTCTCTCCATTATTTTGGTGGCCAGATATTCCATTATTTCTGCCCAATTAGCCTGGTAGCAGAAAAGTGAGCTATAATTTTGATTGTGACTGAATTCTGCTTTCCCTTTGCTTTGTTATCTCTTGCCATTTACATACCGTATAAGCAATTAATTGTTTTGTGCCATTGAATGCACATTTTCTGTGAATGAGGGAGCCTAACAATTAATGGATTCGTTTACAGAAGTATTTCAGTAATGACTCTGCTTTTGACAGGAACTCCAGCTGAAGAGACATGGCCTGGAATTTCTTCAAATGATGAATTTAGAAACTACaattttccaaagtacaaacctcAACCTCTTATCAACCATGCACCAAGGTACTTCCACATATCAGAAACACTTAATCCAAAAAGTAAAGTACAGCATGTGTGCCAGACTGTGTCTTCCTGTCCTGGGGTcttgtatttaatataataaaactttaatGCCCATGAATAAAAGCATGTTCTTGACTAGAAGCAGAGATATTTGGTGTATTAATAACTTGGGACACTGGAGGTTTCCAGACTTCAAGCTCCCTTTGATGTCCAACAAGTATACAGGTCTTCTGTATTTCATAAGATGAACatggatttataaaaaaatacatatattgtgaCCATCAACTTGCAGTGGTTTCAGTAATAAAAGGATggtatttggtaaaaaaaaaaaatattcaaataggACATTTGTTAACAataatattatccagaatggagtcttacagataaggagtctttctgtactGTGCAACATTATACCTTCATGCTGCTAAAAACAGTTTTGCTGTGAATCAACAtggatttttagttatttttttggaCCAGATTGTTGTGAATAGACTGAAAAAGTTATAAAGGATCTTCATGAACATAGAAAAACATAAGGCTGCGTGATGATTTGCTTCCTATTAACAAATGTAGGAGTATACACAGACCCTGAGCAACTTGTGTTCCCCATTTACAGTATCCTCTTTTTACACTCCTCACTTCCCCCATcccctttatttttgtttctcctttacagTCTCCagtatttaaattagggatgcaccgaatcaacttttttgaattcggccgaaccccgatgcaaatgcaaattaggggcgggaatgggagaacattttttactttcttgttttgtgacaacgcTATTtttctccccacccctaattttcatatacaaatttggATTGGCCAGACGGAAGGAtacggctgaatccgaatcctgctgaaaaaggccgaatccaggattcggtgcatccctaatttaaatccACATTGTATGGAGCATGATTTGCTTCCCTTTATCCTGCTCTAGCCTGTATGCATAGCTGATATGTTGCCAGGCATGACTTGGTTTCTTATACATAGATGTCGCTGACACTATCTTTGCTACACTTTGTTCCCTGAATATAGATAGTTTGCAAGAACTCTGCAGTAAGTGATTATCATGATTTGGTTCACATAGCATTGAGTTGGTGGAAAGAAACAAAAACCTGAGaaaggtacacacacacacatacttagtGACAGGTACACAAgattactgtcaacactattGTTATAGTAGTATAACACTAAATTGTGTTAAAACCTGGTATTAAGATAGCTTTAACTAGGTTTTTCTGTCCTACACTAGTTCATAAAAAAACTGTAAGTTTTGAAATGAATCCTGTAAAACCTTGTGCAGACATTTTCCTTCATATGTTACATAATTTAGACCTAATCTAATTTAGAGCATTAATGTCCATTTTTAGACCTGAAGAATAACTTTTTGACTGTTTGAATTAGGAAATATTTTTGTGATTTCTTGCACTAGACTTTCACTCTGAAATAAAGAGCAGCTGTTTATAGAGTCTTCTCATTGTTCCAGTAATTTCTTGGGAATTATTGTTACTTGAAATTAATATACTTGGAAATAGATTGTGACTTTCATATTCAAAAAATTCACACCTCTGCTCCATATAGCATTAGTCTACTTTAGTTGCCTGAAACACACAAGTTTCGTATtggaaatgatttttatttgttgtaaaattgtttatatttttcttctaGGTTAGACTCAGAGGGAATTGAGTTATTAACACGGTTTCTTCAGGTAACTTGAATTCATTCTTACAACCATGCTGTGTTACAGAATTGTGTATAAAGATCAGATTTCACATCACAGATTTCACAAGCTGATTGCACTGTAAACTGCATTGGACAAGACTTGAATAACTTATGATAAAATCAATAATAGAATCCTGGTagattatataaatgtaatgacTGCAATTAAtcttagaaaattatttttaaaataatataatatattcacCATCACGAAGGAACATATTTTATAAGCTCTGATGTTGATCTTGCAACTCTTTAGGCACTCATAGCAGAGAAGTCGTAATCAAAATGTTGCCACATTTATGGGAAGTGCCAAAGGTTTTAAGGTCCCCACCCCCCcaacagaaatgtaaaaagttgTAGTTTTACTTTATCAAAGTAAATTGCAGGTGCTAGCATGTTTTAGCTCCAAACAACAGCGTGTATGCTTCCACAATTGCATTTGATGTATCATAAAGACTTTGCCATTTAAAGCGGCACGGAGCTATTGGCTAATGGCACAACTCTATACTATTATTGGCTCACTTAGCTCCAATGCAAATTACCTTTATTTAGCCGacataaaaaaaaggtttctccataagtcctgtaTATGGATAAAGCAGCTTACCAGCTTCCAAGCCAAAAGGATTTTAGTTCCCTTGGAGACCTGGTTTTAATTCTCTTAAGAAAATCATTTGATATATGAGATCATTTGGCTGCGGCAAAGCACACACGGcggtttgttttccaaagtcgccggcggagagcagggggaaggcagttcagggagattgcgacaaatctcctcttctttggggcaacaatctccccgaatctggtcGTGTAGCCAGACCCTTAACAGTACTTGGCCGATATCAATTTTATGGGCAATTTGGCTAATTCATTTCATTAACTGTATTATGgttaagttttttgttttttgttttttttttattgaattgattaatatgaataagaaaaaaattggcaTATGAATTtaactttatacaaaatattttattaattcatgATAAATAAATGATTGGCATTTATGAATTTGGCTAGATTAATTTAGGAGTTCAGTAACTATGAATATAATTTAATGAAGTGAGATTTAATTCACAGAGTGTGACTTTTGAGatactattttaaaaattcagttttcGTTTATTTGTACCTTACCGGTGATTTACCGGCAAGGGTGAATCTCAGGTATGCGGGTGAGTGCACAGCCCTCCCATAGATTTATAATGTCATCACCTAAAGTAAACTTTCCATACTATCTGTGGAAAGCTATCTGCTAAatcctgcctttttctttttgttttctgttatttgtgcccctgaggaagaccaatatGGTCAAAACGCATTGGGCTCActtttgatttttatatatttttttaaatgtttcctttttttccttatgtaataaatatgttatataatttttgtatattgagtgtgcaatccttcctTGATTAGTTACAATCAAGCctccctatggattagcacctcgcATTATATTTTTAAGGGTGTCCGCCCTCTTCTCTAACTTTTAGAAAGCTATCAGCTCAACTGTCAATATCAATTCCTGCTAAATAAATTTTCTCTGGTATAAATTCTGATGTAATTTCCATTTAAATCACAGTTTATGCATGCACATTTTGCCTCTTTACAGTATGAATCCAAAAAGAGAATTTCTGCAGAAGATGCAATGAAACACGCTTACTTCCGAAGCTTAGGGACTAAACTCCACAGTTTGCCAGAAAGTAAGTAGATACCCAGTTCATATATTCATTAATATTTTAACcccattacataaaaaaaattaaataaatgcacGGCTGGTATATCCATATCATTATCTCTAGATATTTGCATTGACTTGAATTGGATCTTAGATATTGAGGCACTTTTCACTGATTTCAGATATTGATGTCTGTAGGAAATGCTTCAGCACTGGAAAACAACTGTCTTTTTCACTCATGTAATCCTACAAATATGAACCAAAATTATCCTTTTCTATGCACACACTAAAATATGCTGTTTAGAAACAACCACTGGTAGGTCTCTCTGATATTGTTCTACTGTACTAAATGTCAGACAGGCCTAGGACAGTAAAGAACTTTTCCCTAGGTACTGGTCCTTCATTCCACACTATCCAAATGTAGCATTCAAGACATGCACAGTGTTCGCCTGTGTTAGACAAGCATACACATCACATTTCGAGCTGTTGATGTGTTTACATTTCAGATTTATGTCACTAATTATGTCTTATTGAGGTTTAGTCAGTGGGTCTTTGTATTAAAGCCACACCTGAAGGATTGTCAGAAAGAAAACGTTAAGTATATGAATTAACCAAGCTGGACTTCCCTAAAGCATCAGCTTGTTTGGTGACTTCACCAAACAAATGATTATTTGCTTAATTTGCATCATAATAGGAGCGTATGCAGTCATGTGAACAAAATTAGGACACCCTATGATAGCCTGTGTGTTTTTGTAACATTCTTGGACATATGGATGTTTAATCTGAATTTCAACAATACTGGGGGATTCAAGAAATATATCTAAACAATTAAATCTGGAGAAAAGACTTTTCAAAATCTTCTGTTAAATATAATTCTTCAAAAATGCAATTTCTGGTAAGGAAGAAATCCTAACACCCCCACATTTATTCCCACTTTCGATGGCTCATATCACACACTCAAATCAGCCATTCCACTGTCCGGAAAAATAGTCTACAAGTGGAGGACAAAACAATTGCCAACATGCCCAGGTCTGGCCGTCCAAGCAAGTTCTCCCCAAGAGCAGACCACAAGATGCTAAAAGAAGTCTCCAATAAATGTCATCACGGGACCTACAGCAGGCTCTTCCTACTGTTGATGTAAAAATACATGCCTCTACAATCAGAAAGAGGATTTACAACTTTAACTTGCATGGGAGGTGTGCAAGGAGGACACCGTTGCTCTCTAAGAGAAACATCAAGGCCAGAATGAAGTTTGCAATAGAGAACATAGACAAAGACCAGGAGTAATAatgttctttggacagatgagtttaaaattgaattattttgacACCAGGACAGAGGACATGTTTGACGTAAACCAAATCCAGTATTCCAGGTAGAACCTCATACCAACTGTGAAGCAGGGAGGTGGAAGTGTCATGGTTTGGGGATGCTTTGCTGCAGCAGGACCTGGCCAGCTCACCATCATTGAATCCTACTGTGGATTCTACTGTGTATCAGAGGGTGCTTGAGGAACATGTCAGACCATCTGTAAGAAAATTAAAGCTGAAGCGGAACTGGACCATGCAGCAACACaattcttcagggcgactaatctccctgaactgcctcccgcttgctaaaatgtaaatcgctggcagggcggcacttggagctcttcgttttccgtagtcgctcgaagttgcctcacaaggaaacttctggcaactttggaaaacgaagaggagatttgtcgtcgggcgactaatctccccgaatctgagcgtgtgccctgacccttaaccgTAAATATGCTAAGATGTTAAAACAAAGCATTATCTATAACTTGTACCAGCTAGCCTTTAGCTGGTGTTCAGTGGGTACAGAgataaagcctttatttcagtTATCAATACCCACGAAGATATTGTCAAGATACAAATGTACTTAATCTCATTGCTGCAATTATATTGATCACACAGGAATTTTTGAGGATTTGTGGTGTTTGTATATGCAGTTCATGGGGAGAGGTTAAGCATTACATAATAAAAACCAGacctgcaaattgtcttttttggCTTAGCCTGTAGTAATCAGAAGGAGAATTCAAATTTTACAAGACAAGATTTCTTGTTTCTGCTGCCATGTAATGGATATCATTTTGTGTTCTGCCCTAGATATTTCAATATTCAGTCTTAAGGATATCCAGCTGCAGAAGGATCCCGGTTTTCGAAATTCTTCTTATCCAGAGACAGGTATGTTAGTAGACCTGGATAAATAGATCATTAACGATCATAAGAACATTTTTGCAGTAATAAATATGCCTGTCTGCAAATGTTGAGCTTGCAAAATGTTGCAAACCGCTCAATCATAGCATATGCTTATTTG
Coding sequences:
- the cdk17.S gene encoding cyclin-dependent kinase 17 S homeolog, which codes for MKKFKRRLSLTLRGSQTIDESLSELAEQMTIEENSSKDNGSFKKPPLRRPHSVIGGSLGSFMAMPRNGSRLDIVHENLKMGSDGESDQASGTSSDEVQSPTGVCLRNRIHRRISMEDLNKRLSLPADIRIPDGYLEKLQINSPPFDQPLSRRSRRASLSEIGFGKMETYVKLEKLGEGTYATVFKGRSKLTENLVALKEIRLEHEEGAPCTAIREVSLLKDLKHANIVTLHDIVHTDKSLTLVFEYLDKDLKQYMDDCGNIMSIHNVKIFLYQILRGLAYCHKRKVLHRDLKPQNLLINEKGELKLADFGLARAKSVPTKTYSNEVVTLWYRPPDVLLGSSEYSTQIDMWGVGCIFFEMASGRPLFPGSTVEDELHLIFRLLGTPAEETWPGISSNDEFRNYNFPKYKPQPLINHAPRLDSEGIELLTRFLQYESKKRISAEDAMKHAYFRSLGTKLHSLPENISIFSLKDIQLQKDPGFRNSSYPETGHGKNRRQSMLF